A window from Sinanaerobacter sp. ZZT-01 encodes these proteins:
- a CDS encoding VirB4-like conjugal transfer ATPase, CD1110 family: protein MMKWKESKQRAVQHKTKKSTKKKIYTAQKSIPYMESFEDGILQIGKEQYSKTFLCRDIDYQTAQQEEQESLFLKHCAFLNGFDAAVDVQITINNKSINKVTLEQEILLADRNDKLQNYREEYNGVLRKKMTAGKNNIRKEIYMTCSSQAEKQEKARDYFTRLEAEMSGSLKKMGSQMWDLDEQQRLEILHDVYRNGKEGEFGLNPAVVQKRRGISSKDIIAPDGIEFKRDHILLGDKYAQVLFLKDFPSYLTDRVLADLTDHRFNMMLSMHIKPMNPENALKLVRKKLVGMEANKMQKQKKSLMAGYMEAFIPYHLRNALKEAQELLDDIVSKDQKLFFVSIVMLHIADTQEQLKQQREAIEAAARRNLCQIGVLNYQQEDGLTAALPVGKNNLEISRCLTTESTGVFMPYSSQELWHKDGIHYGINAVSGNLIHCNRKLLKTPSGFFFGTPGSGKSFLAKLEMIHVLLNTDDDIIIIDPEREYTKLVQNFGGEVVLISAASKNYINPMDLNENYGDDEDPLLLKSDFVLSLCEVLVGGRDGLSPGQKSIIDRCMRLTYMEMIQHDYDSAYTPTLEDFYCKMKEQKEEEAQDMATALELYAQGNLKVFSHKTNVNVNNRLVCYDTKDLGKQLKSMGMLIVLDAIWNRVAANREKGKRTWLYVDEMYIFFSSEYLAIFFDEVYRRFRKWGGIPTGITQNIAPMMKSTIAQTMISNSEFIVMLNQAASDREALSELLKISDSQLSYVTNSDPGEGLLYTGGSIVPFINKFPKNTQLYRMMTTKVEEVNQPDTEQVWTV from the coding sequence ATGATGAAATGGAAAGAAAGTAAGCAAAGAGCCGTGCAGCACAAAACTAAGAAATCGACCAAGAAGAAAATATATACAGCACAGAAGAGTATTCCGTATATGGAGTCCTTTGAAGACGGTATCTTGCAAATTGGAAAAGAACAATATTCAAAAACTTTCTTGTGTAGGGATATTGATTATCAAACGGCACAGCAGGAAGAGCAAGAGAGCTTATTTCTGAAGCACTGTGCCTTTTTAAATGGATTTGATGCTGCAGTAGATGTGCAGATTACTATCAATAATAAATCCATTAACAAAGTAACATTAGAACAGGAAATTTTGCTGGCAGATCGTAATGATAAATTGCAAAATTACCGGGAGGAATATAATGGTGTACTACGAAAGAAAATGACTGCAGGGAAGAATAACATTCGAAAGGAAATTTATATGACCTGTAGCAGCCAAGCCGAAAAGCAAGAAAAAGCCAGAGATTACTTTACACGCCTAGAAGCAGAAATGAGCGGAAGCCTTAAGAAGATGGGCAGCCAAATGTGGGATTTGGATGAGCAGCAGCGGTTGGAGATATTACATGATGTGTATCGCAATGGCAAGGAAGGCGAGTTTGGTCTAAACCCTGCAGTGGTGCAAAAACGCAGAGGAATTTCCAGCAAGGACATCATTGCTCCAGATGGGATAGAATTTAAGAGAGATCATATCCTCTTGGGAGATAAATATGCACAGGTATTGTTCTTAAAAGATTTTCCGTCCTATCTTACAGATCGCGTCTTAGCAGATCTTACCGATCATCGGTTTAACATGATGTTGTCTATGCACATAAAACCCATGAATCCAGAAAATGCATTGAAGCTGGTACGTAAAAAACTGGTTGGTATGGAGGCAAACAAGATGCAGAAGCAGAAAAAAAGCTTAATGGCAGGTTATATGGAAGCCTTTATCCCATACCATCTGCGAAATGCATTGAAGGAAGCACAAGAGCTTTTGGATGACATCGTCAGTAAAGACCAAAAGCTTTTTTTTGTATCCATTGTGATGCTGCATATTGCGGACACCCAGGAACAGCTAAAACAACAGCGTGAGGCAATCGAAGCTGCAGCTAGAAGAAATCTGTGTCAAATCGGGGTATTGAATTATCAACAAGAGGATGGCCTCACAGCAGCGTTGCCAGTAGGCAAAAATAACTTAGAGATTAGCCGGTGTTTAACTACAGAGAGCACCGGTGTTTTTATGCCCTATTCCAGTCAGGAACTGTGGCATAAGGATGGCATACACTACGGAATCAATGCAGTGTCTGGTAATTTAATTCATTGCAATCGCAAGCTCTTAAAAACACCTTCCGGCTTTTTCTTTGGAACACCAGGTTCGGGAAAAAGCTTTTTGGCCAAGCTGGAAATGATTCACGTGCTGTTAAACACCGATGACGACATCATCATCATTGATCCAGAGCGAGAGTATACCAAGCTGGTGCAAAACTTTGGTGGCGAAGTCGTCCTGATTTCTGCAGCCTCTAAAAATTATATTAACCCGATGGATCTAAATGAAAACTATGGAGACGATGAGGATCCATTGCTATTAAAGTCAGACTTTGTGTTATCCCTGTGTGAAGTATTGGTAGGCGGCAGGGATGGCCTGTCTCCAGGACAGAAATCCATCATTGACCGTTGTATGCGGCTGACCTATATGGAGATGATTCAGCATGACTATGACTCAGCCTATACACCTACCTTAGAGGATTTCTACTGCAAGATGAAGGAGCAAAAAGAGGAAGAAGCACAGGATATGGCTACTGCACTGGAATTGTATGCGCAAGGCAATTTGAAGGTATTTAGTCATAAAACAAATGTTAACGTGAATAACCGGCTGGTCTGTTACGATACAAAGGATTTGGGCAAGCAGTTGAAATCCATGGGCATGTTGATTGTTCTGGATGCCATTTGGAACCGAGTTGCAGCCAACAGAGAAAAAGGGAAACGAACCTGGCTGTATGTGGATGAAATGTATATTTTCTTTTCCAGTGAGTATTTAGCCATTTTCTTTGACGAAGTGTACCGACGCTTCCGAAAATGGGGAGGAATCCCTACAGGAATTACGCAAAACATAGCTCCAATGATGAAGTCTACCATCGCGCAAACGATGATTTCGAACTCTGAATTTATTGTCATGCTGAATCAGGCTGCTTCGGATAGAGAAGCCTTATCGGAGTTATTGAAGATTTCCGATTCTCAGCTCTCTTATGTGACCAATTCGGATCCAGGGGAAGGGCTTTTATACACAGGAGGAAGCATTGTGCCGTTTATCAATAAATTTCCGAAAAATACTCAACTATATCGCATGATGACTACAAAGGTGGAAGAGGTGAACCAGCCAGATACCGAGCAAGTTTGGACGGTGTAG
- a CDS encoding DUF3991 domain-containing protein: MAVYTKEDYELARGVHALDYLRATGHVLEKSGKDWQLKEHDSLKISGDGKWFWHSRNTGGQSPISLVHELEGISKLDAIKKLAEFAGGTSVTSEITASVQREMKKVEFQLPEKNDTTKRAYAYLTKTRGLDADIVKVCMKQGLIYESKKYNNAVFVGQADDLGHVKHASLRGTYTNAAKPFKGDVTGSDKSYSFALPGRNDILIVCESAIDALSQATLTKMAGGDWTEDHRLALGGMSDSSLERYLSKHPEIKTLVLALDNDKDAVDKDGNPDNHGQKRAEKLAQVYKEKGYTVLNSVTKEKDLNAELQARRGISSELPENKKVKEQKAKRTLPKEGSSAEKNEIAGIDIQQSNLKMDELWSKLEDGVRAVYSSDNYINYLKFAAKFYHYSIANCLLIAMQMPNATRVAGFQAWKKKFSRTVKKGESGLQILAPVTYNKKEAIEVVNKETGEITIENQVVQKKYYKPVYVFDVSQTEGRELPQLTSELKGNVAQYELMMKAIQAVSKYPIAFEQMQDGKKGYFSPKQKRIALRNGMSEAQTLKTAIHELAHSRLHADNSGKLDDQSKTMREIQAESVAFMVCEQLGLDTSDYSFPYIASYENQELNELKESLRTIQQGTKSMLAELEAAMEQQLEKEKSVAEETKDSSELLEEETLLKLSEIEKNPKSKSEYVMQLFQEGYRKDPVETMKIFGYPVEESTLNTAILYKDPLIQEAVAKPTSLKSCVGVIQKQIDAGNKVKGKVKVQINFSESNLPKGEFYSLMAANKVFGQYEARVRKERKIDPNRGYDKTEFALYIEDNGQWQYGISRYDIGDGYADNLLDFIQKSMYPDIVKKCEKDLLTQMKRFENQKTKSTKEDKQHD, encoded by the coding sequence ATGGCAGTATACACAAAAGAGGACTATGAGCTGGCTCGTGGTGTACATGCACTAGACTATCTGAGGGCAACTGGTCATGTTTTGGAAAAGTCGGGGAAGGATTGGCAATTAAAAGAGCACGATAGTTTGAAAATAAGCGGAGATGGAAAGTGGTTCTGGCATAGTAGGAATACCGGAGGGCAGAGCCCTATCTCATTGGTGCACGAACTGGAAGGTATCAGTAAATTGGATGCAATTAAAAAACTAGCAGAATTTGCAGGAGGGACTAGTGTTACTTCTGAGATAACAGCATCAGTACAGAGAGAGATGAAAAAGGTAGAGTTTCAATTACCAGAGAAAAATGATACGACAAAGCGGGCATATGCGTATCTAACTAAGACTAGAGGATTGGATGCAGACATTGTAAAAGTGTGTATGAAGCAAGGGCTGATTTATGAGAGTAAGAAGTACAACAATGCGGTTTTCGTAGGACAGGCAGACGATTTGGGGCATGTAAAACATGCGTCCTTGCGTGGAACTTATACCAATGCAGCAAAGCCATTTAAAGGTGATGTGACTGGATCGGATAAATCATATTCTTTTGCTTTACCTGGGCGAAATGATATTTTAATTGTCTGTGAATCTGCTATTGATGCTTTGTCTCAAGCTACGTTGACCAAGATGGCAGGAGGTGATTGGACGGAGGATCACCGATTAGCGCTAGGAGGTATGTCAGATTCCTCGTTAGAACGATATTTGAGTAAGCATCCAGAAATTAAAACTCTTGTTCTTGCATTAGACAATGATAAAGATGCCGTAGATAAGGATGGAAATCCAGACAATCACGGACAAAAACGAGCTGAAAAATTGGCTCAGGTGTATAAAGAGAAAGGCTATACCGTATTAAATTCTGTAACTAAGGAGAAAGATTTAAATGCAGAACTACAAGCCCGTCGCGGAATTTCTTCTGAGTTACCGGAGAACAAAAAGGTAAAGGAACAGAAAGCAAAGAGAACCTTACCCAAAGAAGGTAGTTCAGCAGAAAAAAATGAGATTGCAGGCATTGACATTCAACAATCCAATTTAAAAATGGACGAACTGTGGAGCAAGCTGGAAGATGGGGTAAGAGCGGTATATTCCAGTGATAATTACATCAATTATTTAAAGTTTGCCGCTAAATTTTATCATTACAGCATAGCAAACTGTTTGTTGATTGCTATGCAGATGCCAAATGCAACCAGGGTGGCTGGGTTCCAAGCTTGGAAGAAAAAGTTTTCCCGTACTGTTAAAAAAGGAGAATCTGGACTGCAAATATTAGCACCTGTTACCTACAACAAAAAAGAAGCGATAGAGGTTGTCAACAAGGAGACAGGAGAGATCACGATTGAGAATCAAGTAGTGCAAAAAAAATATTATAAGCCTGTTTATGTCTTTGATGTATCACAGACTGAAGGACGAGAACTACCGCAGCTAACAAGTGAATTAAAAGGTAACGTAGCCCAATATGAGTTAATGATGAAAGCGATTCAGGCGGTTTCTAAGTATCCCATTGCTTTTGAGCAAATGCAGGATGGCAAGAAAGGGTATTTTTCACCGAAGCAGAAAAGGATTGCATTACGAAATGGAATGAGTGAAGCGCAAACTTTGAAAACTGCCATCCATGAGCTGGCTCACTCCAGATTGCATGCAGACAATAGTGGAAAGCTAGATGACCAGTCGAAAACCATGAGAGAGATTCAAGCAGAGTCAGTGGCTTTTATGGTATGTGAGCAACTTGGATTGGACACATCCGACTACAGTTTCCCATACATCGCATCCTATGAAAATCAAGAATTAAATGAGTTAAAGGAATCTTTACGAACCATACAACAAGGAACAAAAAGTATGCTAGCAGAACTTGAAGCAGCGATGGAACAGCAGCTAGAAAAAGAAAAATCAGTTGCTGAAGAAACCAAAGACAGTAGTGAACTCTTAGAAGAAGAAACACTCTTAAAATTATCAGAGATAGAGAAAAATCCGAAAAGTAAAAGTGAATATGTCATGCAGCTTTTTCAAGAAGGGTATCGAAAAGACCCTGTGGAGACCATGAAAATTTTTGGTTATCCAGTAGAGGAGTCCACATTGAACACCGCTATTTTATACAAAGATCCGCTCATTCAAGAAGCGGTTGCTAAGCCGACTTCGCTGAAAAGCTGTGTGGGTGTTATACAAAAACAAATTGATGCAGGCAATAAAGTTAAAGGCAAGGTAAAAGTACAAATCAATTTTTCTGAATCCAATTTACCGAAAGGAGAATTTTACTCGTTGATGGCTGCTAACAAAGTATTTGGGCAGTATGAAGCGAGGGTTCGCAAAGAAAGAAAAATTGATCCAAATCGTGGATATGACAAAACAGAGTTTGCACTTTATATTGAAGACAATGGACAATGGCAGTATGGTATCTCACGGTATGACATTGGAGATGGATACGCAGATAACTTGCTAGACTTTATTCAAAAGAGCATGTATCCTGACATTGTAAAAAAGTGTGAAAAGGATTTGCTGACCCAAATGAAACGATTTGAAAATCAGAAAACAAAAAGTACAAAGGAGGATAAACAACATGACTAA
- a CDS encoding DUF3801 domain-containing protein, whose product MQDHGADAATVVANASVDMSKEALHITAELMKFLFLKAREGSRIKAGETNIDKLIQSLDEGDRIKSAVIDPSHANEIAKLSKQHGVVYAMVENQEGQMIVYYKESEAERMQHIFEDILQDNVKEETDSKQETSSEEPGTQKEDESKTVESEKSKSKQETNKEMGVVEPDDQPIRSADELFQVGVSQQEFTTVIFNQDNPMDFVEIFFDVDGNAQFAIYQNGELLSKDGLPTQEQARHEVDSYVQHGSFQIKGSSYKEKELLQMIQQVTEKQKEKQQLQMKQEERASFMDKLMQQPAWMDGSLHVVSDAQNPNNFIAVYKELETNEAGIATKNTVQVYTDGIEQIGADPVKAFAGYEEYKHTEQTGRSAAKHFNKLQQQSQQLMNAKIEKIEREAVPKKLPPETHVIFDAGKSNHFVELRQSDETVQTFLHKGKSVLQVSAVQAAKQIKEYQDPMTMVAKGHYDHDTLYQKVDGIAKEQIAEQQLVAVAAAKEEKLKDIFAEMAGLDGTLHTFIDAKNTNNRIYIYKDIQQVNGELKTVNQSLVFLDGQKAKVRPEAALQQMEKYRHTEKSGKGVTGQFEKLLQSDEMNWTRKKSKGDVELGTEGDGAEKKPLAEYEKAVAKIKATREANMVPEVKLSIGSKEASVRGER is encoded by the coding sequence ATGCAAGATCATGGTGCAGATGCAGCTACTGTCGTTGCCAATGCGTCGGTAGATATGAGCAAGGAAGCGTTGCATATAACAGCAGAGCTAATGAAATTTTTATTCTTGAAGGCACGTGAGGGCTCACGGATTAAAGCTGGAGAAACAAATATTGACAAGTTAATTCAGTCACTGGATGAAGGAGATCGAATTAAAAGTGCCGTAATTGATCCAAGCCATGCAAATGAGATCGCGAAATTGTCTAAACAACATGGAGTGGTTTACGCTATGGTGGAAAATCAGGAAGGACAAATGATTGTCTACTATAAAGAAAGTGAAGCAGAACGGATGCAGCATATCTTTGAAGATATTCTTCAGGATAATGTAAAGGAAGAAACGGATTCAAAGCAAGAAACTTCTTCTGAAGAACCTGGCACACAAAAGGAAGATGAGAGCAAAACGGTAGAATCAGAAAAGAGTAAGAGCAAACAGGAAACTAACAAAGAAATGGGCGTAGTGGAGCCAGATGATCAGCCTATACGTAGTGCAGACGAATTGTTCCAAGTTGGAGTAAGTCAGCAAGAGTTTACTACTGTTATTTTTAATCAAGATAATCCAATGGATTTTGTGGAAATTTTTTTTGATGTAGATGGGAATGCCCAATTTGCCATTTACCAAAATGGAGAGCTGCTATCAAAAGATGGACTGCCAACGCAGGAGCAGGCACGCCATGAAGTGGATTCGTATGTGCAACATGGAAGCTTTCAAATAAAAGGTTCATCTTATAAAGAAAAAGAATTACTACAGATGATACAGCAAGTGACTGAAAAACAGAAGGAAAAACAGCAGTTGCAAATGAAGCAGGAGGAGAGAGCTTCCTTCATGGATAAACTGATGCAACAGCCCGCTTGGATGGATGGGAGCTTACACGTGGTATCTGATGCACAAAATCCCAACAATTTCATTGCTGTGTACAAGGAGCTGGAGACCAATGAAGCCGGCATTGCTACGAAGAATACGGTACAGGTATATACAGATGGTATAGAGCAGATAGGGGCTGATCCAGTTAAAGCATTTGCTGGATATGAAGAATATAAGCATACGGAGCAAACTGGACGAAGTGCAGCAAAGCATTTTAATAAGCTACAACAACAAAGTCAGCAACTCATGAACGCAAAGATAGAAAAGATAGAGCGGGAAGCTGTGCCAAAGAAATTACCTCCAGAAACTCATGTTATTTTTGATGCAGGAAAGTCCAATCACTTTGTGGAACTAAGGCAGAGTGATGAGACAGTGCAGACATTTTTGCATAAAGGGAAAAGTGTGCTGCAGGTATCCGCTGTGCAGGCGGCAAAGCAAATTAAGGAATATCAGGATCCAATGACTATGGTTGCAAAAGGCCATTATGATCATGATACACTGTATCAAAAAGTAGATGGCATTGCCAAAGAGCAGATAGCAGAGCAGCAATTAGTTGCAGTAGCGGCGGCCAAAGAGGAGAAGCTAAAGGATATATTTGCGGAAATGGCTGGGTTAGATGGTACACTGCATACCTTTATTGATGCAAAAAACACCAATAATCGGATATACATATATAAAGACATTCAGCAAGTAAATGGAGAATTGAAAACAGTCAATCAGAGTCTAGTATTTTTAGATGGACAGAAAGCAAAGGTGCGGCCAGAGGCAGCGTTACAGCAGATGGAAAAGTATCGACATACAGAAAAATCTGGAAAAGGTGTGACTGGTCAATTTGAAAAATTGCTGCAATCAGATGAGATGAATTGGACAAGGAAAAAAAGCAAAGGTGACGTTGAGCTAGGAACAGAGGGGGATGGCGCAGAAAAGAAACCGCTGGCAGAGTATGAAAAGGCAGTAGCAAAAATTAAAGCTACAAGGGAAGCAAATATGGTACCAGAGGTAAAACTTTCAATAGGCTCCAAGGAAGCTTCAGTAAGGGGTGAGCGGTAA
- a CDS encoding relaxase/mobilization nuclease domain-containing protein, whose amino-acid sequence MAITKIWDVKVRPDQRLEYVSRPEKSDNGTLLFSNRCSTDWELAHLQMQTHRRRFNKDNNNLIYHGCVSFPAKEVSPEQAREIAIEWMNGKFSRYQYFGSVHVDTKNIHFNFIFNAVDMDGKKYNDCNRTLDELRAWTDTLCEKYGLEVVIPKDKGMSYKEYMERRNQSSWKANIQRDIDATIWRSDSFEHFIELMHAQGYFIKYGENVTHIVFKKEGMEKGCRGRKIGAAYTEEMIKERIRFKEFCFIPSGIEWHSKWKKLTPSQKAFWGLKHRRARFSTLFGLWLHAMSGTKEFHLKKVSPSQRKGYKSKYEYQIKELTEQLFFVQKNNISSRSDVNERLVFLMEQLNRTTDWKQKKEIEKEMGPYQKLLKNLNKIRERTIIPDVNFDRSSQEEMSSKSSKVKHTDRRL is encoded by the coding sequence ATGGCTATTACGAAAATATGGGATGTGAAAGTGCGACCTGATCAAAGATTAGAATATGTATCTAGGCCTGAAAAAAGCGATAATGGTACATTGCTTTTCTCGAATAGATGCTCTACTGATTGGGAACTTGCGCATCTACAGATGCAGACGCACAGGAGACGGTTCAATAAAGATAATAACAATTTAATATATCATGGGTGTGTTTCCTTCCCTGCAAAAGAAGTATCACCAGAGCAAGCCAGAGAAATTGCAATTGAGTGGATGAATGGTAAGTTTTCGAGATACCAATACTTTGGAAGCGTGCATGTGGATACGAAAAACATTCATTTCAATTTTATTTTTAATGCAGTTGATATGGATGGAAAAAAATACAATGACTGCAATCGAACGCTAGATGAACTTCGAGCGTGGACTGACACTTTGTGTGAAAAATATGGACTGGAGGTAGTAATCCCAAAAGACAAAGGAATGAGCTATAAGGAATATATGGAGAGACGGAATCAAAGTTCTTGGAAAGCGAATATTCAACGTGACATTGATGCCACTATTTGGCGTTCAGATAGCTTTGAACATTTTATTGAGCTAATGCATGCACAAGGATATTTTATAAAGTATGGCGAGAATGTAACTCACATTGTATTTAAAAAAGAAGGAATGGAGAAGGGGTGTCGTGGAAGAAAAATAGGAGCAGCATATACAGAAGAAATGATAAAAGAACGCATTCGTTTTAAAGAATTCTGTTTTATACCAAGTGGCATTGAATGGCATTCAAAGTGGAAGAAATTAACGCCATCACAAAAAGCCTTTTGGGGGCTCAAGCATCGCAGAGCAAGATTCTCAACGCTCTTTGGCTTATGGCTTCATGCTATGTCAGGTACAAAGGAGTTCCATTTGAAAAAGGTATCCCCTTCGCAACGAAAGGGGTATAAAAGTAAATATGAATATCAAATTAAAGAGCTGACAGAACAGCTTTTTTTTGTACAGAAAAATAATATATCTTCTAGGAGTGATGTGAATGAAAGACTGGTTTTTTTGATGGAGCAGTTGAACCGGACAACCGACTGGAAGCAGAAAAAGGAAATTGAAAAGGAGATGGGGCCTTATCAAAAATTACTAAAGAACTTAAATAAAATAAGAGAACGGACTATTATACCAGATGTGAATTTTGATAGGAGTTCACAAGAGGAAATGTCGTCTAAGTCGTCTAAGGTGAAGCATACCGATAGGCGATTGTAA
- a CDS encoding PrgI family protein, with protein sequence MIEIKIPKEIRKYKETFWMGMTLRQTICAVAACAMNIPLYLWLSDYIGRDLAGWIVMFTTTPLALIGFFTYNGMKFEKLAWCVFRFNFLPQKRKYQTENLFAYLIQETEDEDDEMERK encoded by the coding sequence ATGATTGAAATTAAAATACCAAAAGAGATACGGAAATACAAAGAAACATTTTGGATGGGGATGACATTGCGGCAGACCATCTGTGCCGTGGCGGCTTGTGCGATGAATATACCGTTGTACCTATGGCTAAGTGATTATATAGGAAGAGACTTAGCTGGATGGATTGTGATGTTTACCACCACGCCGTTGGCCTTAATCGGCTTTTTTACCTATAACGGTATGAAATTTGAAAAGTTGGCCTGGTGTGTGTTTCGGTTTAATTTCCTGCCACAAAAGCGGAAATACCAAACAGAAAATTTATTTGCATACCTGATCCAAGAAACGGAGGATGAGGATGATGAAATGGAAAGAAAGTAA
- a CDS encoding plasmid mobilization protein, with protein sequence MKTKADSRTETVKCRVTVEELLDIDEKAYQLQTSRSDYLRRLIFDKEVVIYDFSALDNLTAQIGKIGVNINQIAKKLNQGDNLDKGNAEYLVGAMETIHESIKKIYRDTIKKKSEGG encoded by the coding sequence ATGAAAACAAAAGCCGATAGCAGAACTGAAACAGTAAAGTGTCGAGTGACGGTAGAGGAGTTATTAGATATTGATGAGAAGGCTTACCAATTGCAAACATCAAGAAGTGATTATTTGCGCCGATTGATTTTTGACAAGGAAGTTGTCATTTATGATTTTTCTGCATTGGATAATCTGACGGCGCAGATTGGAAAAATCGGTGTCAACATTAATCAAATTGCAAAGAAGTTAAATCAAGGTGATAACTTAGATAAAGGAAATGCAGAATACTTGGTGGGAGCTATGGAGACAATTCATGAGTCAATCAAAAAAATTTACAGAGACACCATAAAGAAAAAGTCAGAGGGTGGATAA
- a CDS encoding VirD4-like conjugal transfer protein, CD1115 family, translated as MAITEQERRRKKRRSDYILMAVSYVLGSYLMLHIGVCWPAYLEFNFLSDLNALLYDATTHMQLYPLSFAGASLEPFKWFTFIAFMGVVWYISSRKKLMPGKEHGTARWAEKEEGKRLADKVFKNNIILTLTECLSLNSRKIRKNANVLVIGDSGAGKTRSYVKPNLMQLHTSYVITDPKGEILQDTGKMLEKNGYEIRVFNLVDMAHSYCYSPFHYIEKEEDVMKVISCLIRNTTPSNSSVNDPFWEKAETALLQALFFFIWYKLPKDEQNFNTVLRLIRMAVVDEEDSSFESDLDILFEQLRKEDPDNVAICQYDIFKKAAGKTAKSIIISAGVRLAIFNIPAVANLTQQDTLDIRQLPERKMALFLIIPDSDKTFNFIVAMMYTQMFLLFSNIAFRSKGRRLKNHVRFILDEFANIGEIPDFSEQASTMRSKNFSVTIILQHLAQLEELYKKSWKAIVNCCNTKLYLGGDEQSTTEYFSKMLGKETIDVQTGNLTRGRHRSATQNYNKQARELMMPDEIGQMPDTDCFVLIKGVHPFYSQKYDLTKHPNYKLLYDEEEHPENFFDYKSIVTPVLQKKDTMRETVKQQKVKKADPSINLKELQVSVEGIQQMRYALEYEF; from the coding sequence ATGGCAATTACAGAACAAGAGCGGCGACGTAAGAAACGGCGGTCGGATTACATCTTGATGGCAGTCAGCTACGTGCTGGGCAGTTATCTGATGCTGCACATAGGCGTGTGCTGGCCAGCATATCTAGAGTTCAATTTTCTGTCAGATTTGAATGCATTGCTGTATGATGCCACTACGCACATGCAGCTCTATCCACTGTCCTTTGCTGGTGCCAGCTTAGAGCCGTTCAAGTGGTTTACATTTATTGCGTTCATGGGAGTCGTGTGGTATATCAGTAGCAGGAAAAAGCTAATGCCCGGTAAAGAGCATGGCACGGCAAGGTGGGCAGAAAAAGAGGAAGGCAAGCGGTTGGCGGATAAGGTGTTTAAAAACAATATTATTTTGACGCTTACGGAGTGCCTCAGTTTAAACTCAAGGAAGATTCGTAAGAATGCCAATGTACTTGTCATAGGAGATTCCGGTGCTGGAAAAACCAGATCCTATGTAAAACCTAATCTCATGCAACTGCACACCTCTTATGTAATCACAGATCCCAAAGGAGAGATTTTGCAGGACACCGGGAAAATGTTAGAGAAAAATGGCTATGAAATTCGTGTCTTCAATTTAGTAGATATGGCACATAGTTACTGCTACAGTCCATTTCACTATATCGAAAAAGAGGAAGACGTGATGAAGGTAATCTCTTGTCTTATCCGTAATACCACACCATCCAACAGCAGCGTCAATGATCCTTTTTGGGAAAAGGCAGAAACAGCGTTATTACAAGCGCTGTTTTTCTTTATTTGGTATAAACTACCAAAGGATGAACAAAATTTTAACACTGTTTTACGTTTGATTCGAATGGCGGTGGTGGATGAAGAAGATAGCAGCTTTGAATCAGATCTAGATATTTTATTTGAACAGCTACGAAAGGAGGATCCCGATAACGTAGCGATTTGCCAATATGACATCTTTAAAAAGGCAGCAGGAAAAACAGCTAAGAGTATCATTATCTCTGCGGGTGTCCGTTTAGCGATCTTTAATATTCCGGCAGTGGCAAATTTAACACAGCAAGATACGCTGGATATTCGACAGCTGCCAGAGAGAAAGATGGCATTATTTCTTATCATTCCCGATTCGGATAAGACTTTTAACTTTATTGTGGCCATGATGTACACGCAAATGTTTTTGTTGTTTTCCAACATTGCATTTCGTAGCAAAGGCCGAAGGCTGAAGAATCATGTACGATTTATTTTGGATGAATTTGCAAACATCGGAGAGATACCGGACTTTTCAGAGCAGGCATCTACTATGAGAAGCAAAAATTTTAGTGTGACTATTATTTTGCAGCATCTGGCACAGCTAGAGGAGTTGTATAAAAAAAGTTGGAAAGCTATCGTCAATTGCTGTAACACCAAGTTGTATCTAGGCGGTGATGAGCAAAGCACTACAGAGTATTTTTCCAAGATGCTTGGAAAGGAGACCATTGACGTACAGACTGGAAACCTTACTAGAGGTAGGCATCGGTCGGCAACTCAAAATTACAACAAACAGGCCAGAGAACTCATGATGCCAGATGAGATTGGTCAGATGCCAGATACGGATTGCTTCGTATTGATCAAGGGAGTACATCCGTTTTATTCACAGAAGTATGACTTGACCAAGCATCCCAATTACAAGCTGCTGTATGATGAAGAGGAGCATCCAGAAAATTTCTTTGACTATAAAAGCATTGTTACACCAGTGCTGCAAAAAAAGGATACTATGCGAGAGACAGTGAAGCAGCAGAAAGTGAAGAAAGCAGATCCAAGTATTAATTTAAAGGAATTACAAGTTAGTGTGGAAGGCATACAACAAATGCGATATGCCTTAGAATATGAATTTTAG